The window CTGCATATTTTTGATGTGGTGCTGCCGCCGGACGTGCTGCCGGAAAACCAAGATGGCGAAGTGGCGGAGTTTATGCTGATGGATTGCCATGAACTGGCCGCAGCCATGGCCGACGGCCGCTTGATGAATGATGCACTGCTGGCCACGCTGGATTTATTTTTACGCGGCGGCCTGCTCGATGAGGCACATCCGCTTGCGCAATGGTTGTCAACCTCTGCCGACTGCCGTTCGTTAATCAATTTTTAAAAAACATTTTTTAATCAACAAAGTTATGCCGCTTTCGAATCATTAAAATAAATCGGCCTTAAAGTTTCAGACGGCCTGATGTCGGCATCGGGCGGTGATGCGAACACAGGGGCGTTAAAATTTTTTGCAGAGATAACGTGCGTGCAGCATTTTTTCAAGTGTTTGATGTTAATGAATTTCTTTTCAAGTGCCTTTTGGGCGGCATGGGTATCGGCTGCCCGGCCTCAGACTTCGGGCAGAGGTTTGCGGCGGTTTGTCATGATTTTTCTGTAATTGTATGTATAATCAAATCCGCAAGCACCTGAATTCGGCGGCGCCGGCGGTTTATGCCGGCCGGCAAGTGTGCTTTTATTATCAAAAGAAAATGATATATGAGTGGTTAGAATACCCTGGGACACACAGGGATTATATGAAAATAGTTTTGCCGGTTTTGTTGTGATTTGAATTAAATTGGAATACTATTTAGTTAAAGAGAGAAGCTTCTAAGTGCCGATTAAAAAAGGTTTTTAGCAGAAAATAGTTGGAGAAAGAAAATGTCTGCCCAATCAAAACATGCATCTGTTAATATCAGTCTGATTCAGGCGCGTGAAGCGCTGATGACGCAATTTCGTCCCATATTGAATAATGCCGGCATCACCGATCAGCAATGGCGCATCATCCGCCTGCTGGCTGAAAACGGCACTCTTGATTTTCAAGATTTGGCCAATCAGGCCTGCATTTTGCGCCCCAGCCTCACCGGCATTCTCACCCGTTTGGAAAAAGCCGGGCTGGTGGTGCGTTTGAAACCCTCTAATGACCAGCGCCGCGTGTATTTGAAGC of the Uruburuella testudinis genome contains:
- the hpaR gene encoding homoprotocatechuate degradation operon regulator HpaR, whose protein sequence is MSAQSKHASVNISLIQAREALMTQFRPILNNAGITDQQWRIIRLLAENGTLDFQDLANQACILRPSLTGILTRLEKAGLVVRLKPSNDQRRVYLKLTASGEKLHRSTCEQVDARYDVIEEVLSKDKMKQLQSLLGELSQIGQHIK